The sequence GGTGGACAGCACCGAGCCGAGCACGGCGACGCCGAGCGCTCCGCCGACCTGGCGGAAGGTGTTGTTGATGGCCGAGCCGGAGCCCGCCTTCTCCCGCGGCAGGGCCTGCATCACGGCGACGGTGACCGGCGGCATGATGTGCGCCATGCCGGTGCCCTGGACGAAGAAGACCAGGCACATCAGCCAGACCGGCGTACCGGCGTCGAACAGGCCGAACGCCGCGAGCCCGCCCGCGACCAGCAGCATGCCCACGGTGCACACGGCGCGGGCGCCGAACCGGTCGACGACCAGCCGGGCGCGCGGCGCGAAGATCATCTGGGCGGCGGCCAGCGGCACGATCAGCAGCCCGGACTCCAGCGCGCTGTAGCCGCGCACGCTCTGGAGATAGAAGGCGGAGAAGAAGGTCACGCCCATCAGCGCGAAGAAGACCAGCGCGATGGCGGCCACGGCGGCGGAGAAGGCGGGCTTCTTGAAGTACGAGATGTCGATGGCCGGGTGGCTGCTGCGCTTCTCGTGCCAGACGAACCCGGCGAGCACGACGAGGCCGCCGATGGTCGAGGCGAGCACGGTGGTGTCGGTGAAGTCGGCGAGCTCGCCGCCGCGGATGATGCCGTACACGAGCAGGACGAGACCGACGATGGAGAGCACGACACCCAGCGGGTCGACCTTGCCGGGCTTCGGGTCCCGGGAGTCCGGCACCAGGAGGACCATCGCGACCAGGGCGACGATCACCACGGGAACGTTGACCAGGAAGATCGAGCCCCACCAGAAGTGCTCCAGGAGCAGCCCGCCGGTGATGGGCCCGATGGCGATGCCGAGGCCGACGCTGCCCGCCCAGATGCCGATGGCCTTGGGCTGCTCGTCCCGCTCGAAGACGTTCATCAGGACGGCGAGGGTGGCGGGCATCACGAACGCCGCGCCGAAGCCCATCAGCGCGCGCCAGGTGATGAGTTCGGCGGGCGAGGTGGAGAGCGCGGCCAGACCGGAGCCGATGCCGAAGACCAGGATGCCGAAGAGGAGGACCTTCTTGCGGCCGATGCGGTCGCCGAGCAGGCCCGCGGTGAAGAGCAGCCCCGCGAAGACGAGCGTGTAGGAGTTGATCGCCCACTCCAGCTCGCTCTGGGTGGCACCGATGCCGGTCGGAGAGGGGCTGGCGATCGTCTTGACCGCGACGTTGAGGATCGAGTTGTCCAGCACCACGATGAGCAGGCTGAACATGAGCACGGTGAGGATCGCCCAGCGGCGGCGGTGGATCGCTTCCGGGACACGGGGCACGGCGACGGGAGCGCCGGACGGTATGGACATGGCCACGACCCTAACCCACTTGCGATACGAGACCGTCTCGTATTGATAAGTCTTTACCCTCCTCGACGACCGGTGCGGGCCCACTTCCCGTCGGCCGCGCGGGGATGCCACCATGGAGGGGATCCGGGGACGCCGTCAGGGCGCCTCGAGATGACGAAGGAGCCGTTGGCCATGTCGCTTCAGGCTGCGCAGAATCAGTCCGCCCCATCCCCCGCCGGTCCCCCCGCCGACAGCAGCAAGGCGCTGTACGGAGGCAAGGGCACCCGCCGCATCACCGTCCACAACATCGCCGCCGCCACCGAGCGCGGCGAGAAGTGGCCCATGCTCACCGCCTACGACGCGATGACCGCGTCCGTCTTCGACGAGGCCGGTATCCCGGTCATGCTCGTCGGGGACTCCATGGGCAACTGTCACCTCGGCTACGAGACCACCGTGCCCGTCACGATGGACGAGATCGCCATGCTGTCCGCCGCCGTCGTCCGGGGCACCACGCGCGCCCTCATCGTCGCCGACCTGCCCTTCGGGTCGTACCAGGAAGGGCCCGTCCAGGCCCTGCGCAACGCCACCCGGCTGATCAAGGAGTCCGGGGTCGGCGCGGTGAAACTGGAGGGCGGCGAACGCTCCCACGAGCAGATCCGGCTGCTGGTCGAGGCCGGCATCCCGGTGATGGCCCACATCGGGCTCACCCCGCAGTCCGTCAACTCGATGGGCTACCGGGTACAGGGCCGCGGCGAGGAGGCCGCCCAGCAACTGCTGCGCGACGCGAAGGCGGTGCAGGACGCGGGCGCGTTCGCCGTCGTGCTGGAACTGGTGCCGGCCGAGCTGGCCGCCGAGGTCACCCGCACCCTGCACATCCCGACCGTCGGCATCGGCGCCGGACCCGACACGGACGCCCAGGTCCTGGTCTACACCGACATGGTCGGCCTGACCGGCGGCAAGGTGCCGCGCTTCACCAAGCAGTACGCCAACCTGCGCCAGGTGCTCGGCGACGCGGCGAAGGAATTCGCCGAGGAGGTCGTGGGCGGCTCGTTCCCGGCTCCCGAGCACGCGTTCCACTGACCCACCGCGGACCATTTCCCGCATCACCGACAGCCCGCCGACATCCCCCATCGGCGGGCTG is a genomic window of Streptomyces sp. NBC_01237 containing:
- a CDS encoding DHA2 family efflux MFS transporter permease subunit, with the translated sequence MSIPSGAPVAVPRVPEAIHRRRWAILTVLMFSLLIVVLDNSILNVAVKTIASPSPTGIGATQSELEWAINSYTLVFAGLLFTAGLLGDRIGRKKVLLFGILVFGIGSGLAALSTSPAELITWRALMGFGAAFVMPATLAVLMNVFERDEQPKAIGIWAGSVGLGIAIGPITGGLLLEHFWWGSIFLVNVPVVIVALVAMVLLVPDSRDPKPGKVDPLGVVLSIVGLVLLVYGIIRGGELADFTDTTVLASTIGGLVVLAGFVWHEKRSSHPAIDISYFKKPAFSAAVAAIALVFFALMGVTFFSAFYLQSVRGYSALESGLLIVPLAAAQMIFAPRARLVVDRFGARAVCTVGMLLVAGGLAAFGLFDAGTPVWLMCLVFFVQGTGMAHIMPPVTVAVMQALPREKAGSGSAINNTFRQVGGALGVAVLGSVLSTVYRGDIEGHLSGVPAGARDVAGESIEATLGVAAKLGPAGKPLVAAANDAFISAMHVTALGSAAVALIGAVVVGLFLPGRLPAHVDGAKTRGAAGDEPVLEGKAAGR
- the panB gene encoding 3-methyl-2-oxobutanoate hydroxymethyltransferase, whose amino-acid sequence is MSLQAAQNQSAPSPAGPPADSSKALYGGKGTRRITVHNIAAATERGEKWPMLTAYDAMTASVFDEAGIPVMLVGDSMGNCHLGYETTVPVTMDEIAMLSAAVVRGTTRALIVADLPFGSYQEGPVQALRNATRLIKESGVGAVKLEGGERSHEQIRLLVEAGIPVMAHIGLTPQSVNSMGYRVQGRGEEAAQQLLRDAKAVQDAGAFAVVLELVPAELAAEVTRTLHIPTVGIGAGPDTDAQVLVYTDMVGLTGGKVPRFTKQYANLRQVLGDAAKEFAEEVVGGSFPAPEHAFH